The Patescibacteria group bacterium sequence TAAAAACAATACATTTAGATACAGACTCAATCTTCCATATTGCCAGACTGCCTCTCCCAGCGGCCAATCATAAAATATCCATCTAGTTTGCCAAGGAATCAAAAAAATAAAAATGGCCAAAAAAATCTTAAACAGTTTATGGTTTGTCTTTTTCATTATTTTTTAATAAATTATGAACTCTCTGTTTCCACTTTTTATAAAAAAGTTCTCGATTATCGTTGGGATAAAATTTTAACATACCCTCATTTACTACAATTTTGGTATCTATATTGATCAGTGACTTAAGATTACGATCAATAATCCTAAGCTGCAATGTTCTAATAAAAGCATAAATTGCTCTTTTGAAAAATGGCGGTCGCAAAATGCCATAAAAAATCTTGGCTACTACTTTTGAATACTTTCTTTCTTTGACAGTCTTGGAAAATTGATTTTTATAAGCATTGGGCAGATAATTTTTGTACCACTGATTGGCCTCCAAAAATTTTTCATACAAACCGTCCGGATTGTAAATTGGCATAAGTTGTGATACCCAATATGGATAATAAATATCCTCACTGTTTATCATAGTAGACTCAATATTTAAATGATCTTCATCTACAAAAAAACTCAGACAAAATGCATCGCGTTTGTTTTCATCTTTTGGTCTCATCCTAAAAATTGATACAAATAAAACAGTAAAAAATCTAGCTAGCCAAATTGTCTTTCTCTTGGCAATGATAAAAAGATCAATATCACTATCTTCGCTGGCATTGCTATAAGCCAAAGAATTACAGACCGCTATCATCCTGACAAAAGGAATAAAACGATAAATCTTGGCGATGTTTATGGCTCTACGAAATTTTCTCTCCGCTAGATTATTGTTTTGCTTGCGCCTGAGATAAATACTGTCTCTACCAACCAAACTATAGAAGCCCTCTTTTCTGATAATCTCCTGTTGCAGGGTTTGGCTTGTCTCCAAGGCTTTTTTAACATCAGATATAGAATATTTTTTATTTGGCATATATAGCCATTTCCAAATTTCTGTCAAAGTAAGTGGATAATAAAATATATCAAAAAAAGCTAATGTTTTCAAAATAGATTTTTCCAAATCAGTCATCCCCTTAAAAATTACTATAAAATACTTAAATAAAACTACATTTTATAATCCCGCTCGGGACTTATATCTTAATATTACTTAAAATACTATTTTTTTTCAAGAAATTTTAAAACCCCGCCTAAGCGGAGTTTTATTTATTTTTTCAAAAGCTTAGCTAAATACTGCCCAGTGAAACTGTTTTTGACTTTGGCCACCTGAAGCGGTGTACCCTCGGCAACTATTTGACCACCTTTATCACCACCCTCTGGTCCAAGATCTATTATCCAATCAGAACTTTTTATGACATCCAGATTATGCTCAATGACAAGTACTGTATTACCTTTATCCACCAAACGATGCAACACTTCTAAGAGTCTCTTGATATCATCAAAGTGAAGACCAGTGGTCGGCTCATCCAAAATATATAATGTTTTACCCGATGAACGACGTGATAACTCAGTGGCCAACTTTATACGCTGAGCCTCACCACCTGAAAGGGTAGTAGCCGGCTGACCAAGCTTGATATAACCTAATCCAACATCTACCAAGGTCTTTAGCTTATTAAAAATATTTGGCACATCTCGGAAAAAAATCATAGCCTCCTCAACAGTCATTTGTAATACTTCGGAAATGTCTTTACCTTTGTAATGAATCTCCAGCGCTTCATCATTATATCTTTTCCCATGGCATTCTTTGCACTCAACATAAACATTTGGCAAAAAATTCATTTCTATTTTTATAACCCCATCGCCCTGACAATTTTCACATCTGCCACCTCTGACATTAAAACTGAAACGCCCAGCTTTGTAGCCTCTGATTTGTGCTTCTTGTAACTCGGCAAACAAATCTCTGATATAAGTAAAAGCACCTGTATAAGTAGCTGGATTGGAACGTGGTGTACGACCAATCGGGGACTGATCTATATCTATTACTTTATCAATATTTTCCAAGCCCTTGATTTCTTTATGCTCACCCGGATTATCCTTGGAACGATAAAAATGCTTAGTTAGGGCTTTGGCCAAAATTTCGGTCATAAGTGTTGACTTACCTGATCCAGATACTCCAGTGATAGATATAAATTTACCCAAAGGAAAATTGACATCCAAATCTTTTAGATTAAAAGCTTTGGCTCCAATAATGGCCAAATTTTTACCGTTTCCTTTTCTATATTTTTTGGGAATAGGAATACTTTTTTTGCCGGACATATATTGACCGGTCAAAGACTTGGGATTTTTCTTTATGGCCTGAGGAGTGCCTTCAGCTACTATTTCACCGCCGTGCTTACCAGCACCTGGCCCAATATCTATGACATGATCAGCGGCCAATATTGTCTCTTCGTCGTGCTCAACTACTATAACTGAATTACCAAGATCTCTTAGGTCTTTCAGCGTCTTGATGAGTTTGGCATTGTCTGTCTGGTGCAGACCGATTGAAGGCTCATCCAAAATATATAAAACACCCGTCAAAGAAGAACCAATCTGAGTAGCCAGTCTAATACGCTGAGCCTCACCACCTGAAAGGGTAGAGGCATTTCTGTCCAGTGTCAGATAATTTAGACCAACATTTTCCAAAAATACCAAACGTATCTGGATTTCTTTTAATATCTGGTGGGCAATTAAATTTTCATTTTTTGATAATTCTTTGGGTAAATCGGCAAAGAATACTTTGAGATCATCTATATTTTGATCAGAAATATTGGCAATATTACTACCGACTATCTTGATATTTAGAGACTCGGGCTTGAGTCTTTTGCCCAGGCAGGCTTCACAAATCTCAACACGCATATAACGCTCTATCTCACTTCTTATATAATCCGAGTCGGTCTCACGATAACGTCTTTCCAGATTTGGCATTACTCCTTCAAAGGTATCATTATGATTATTATTAAAGCGGCTATTTTCCAAATCAACCTGATACTTTTCAGCTCCAGTTCCATATAAAATAATATCCAATTGTTTTTTGGTGAGTTTGGCTACCGGCGTACGCGTAGAAAATTTATGTTTTTTTGCTACTGCCTCTAATATAGCGCTATACCAATTTTGATTGGCGGCAGTTCTTGACCATGGCCTGATAGCCCCTTCAGCTAGTGCTAATTTTTTGTTTGGTATGACAAGCTCTGAATCAACGGTTAGCTTGGTACCCAAACCAGTACACTTAGTGCAGGCGCCGTGTGGACTGTTAAAAGAAAAATTTCTAGGCTCAATAGAAGAAAAAACTACTTCGGGATGCTCTAGACAAGTATAAAATTCACTAAAGACAAAATTTTCTCCTTCCTTTGGCATATATATAATTACAAAACCATTTCCGAAATCAAGTGCAGTATCTACTACCTGCTTTAACCTGTCTTTGGTTTTTTTCATACCATCAAGACGTAAGTGATCAACCACCAAATCTATATTGTGCTTCTTAGTTTTATCAAAAACCATTTTATCAGCCTCTTCTATACTCAAAAATTCTCCATCTAATCTAATTTTCTTGTAGCCAGAAGCTTTGAATCTTTTCAAAGACTGCTGATGGTCACCTTTTTTTTCTTTGACTATAGGCGATAAGATCATAAATTCAGCTTCTTTAGGTAGTTGCCAAATTTTTTCTACAATTTGTTTTTGGCTCATCTTGATAAGAGACTTGCCACACTTGTGACAATGAGGAGTTCCTATTTTAGCAAAAAGTAAACGAAGATAATCATAAATTTCGGTCACTGTGCCGACTGTTGATCGAGGATTCCTAGAAGAAGATCTCTGATCAATTGATATAGCCGGACTCAAACCATCAATTTGCTCCACGTCCGGTTTGTCCATCAAATCTAAAAACTGCCTGGCATAAGCAGACAGTGACTCCACATATCGACGCTGACCTTCAGCATAGATAGTATCAAAGGCTAAAGATGATTTTCCACTACCCGAGAGGCCAGTAATCACCACAAATTTGTTGCGGGGGATTTTGACATCCACATTTTTTAGGTTGTGCACCTTAGCGCCTTTGATTGTTATAAACTGTGGCATGAAATTTTTTTTACAAAAATTTTAAAACAATATTCCCGACCATGGTATCATGAATCTATAGCTAAGTCAAGAATCAGAGACAAGCTTACTCAAGCTCTAATTTGACTATAGTTGACAAAAAAAGGCTTATCTGTTAGTATGGAGTAGTTATAATAACTTCAACAGATGAAAAATATCCTTTATATTGTTCAGATTGTGATTTCTATCCTTTTAATAGCTACTATACTTATGCAGCAAAAAGGATCAGGTTTGGGTGCTGCCTTTGGCAGTGAATCTTCTATTTATCGCACCAAAAGAGGTGCTGAAAAGTTTATTTTTAGATTGACCATTATTTTGGCAGCTTTATTTTTGCTGACATCTTTGGCCAATCTATTCATATCATAAACTAACCAAACTTTTTACGTAAAAATTAAAAATTCACTCCATTAAATGAATTTAATTTATTTGGGGTATTTAAAATAATATTATATAATAAATTATATCTATAATTTATTTATTACTAATCTAAATATTAAATTTGAAATTAAGCCGTTGCTTGATTTTATTTAACGAGGTAAAGATATAGGAGTCTTCTCTAAAATAAAAAAAAGTTTGTTTTCGCTCGGAGAAAGAAGTGGATCTTCTCTTGGGTCTTTATTTTCTTTTTTTAAAAAAACTAAAGAAAAACTAGCTCCATCAGAAAAGGATGATGTAAACCAGCAATTGATAACACAGCTAAACAAAAAGAAAATACCCAGCTGGTCACAGCTAAAACAATTACCAAAATTTTTGAACAAACCGGAAAAACTCCAGTTTATAATAGCCTTTTTAATACTAATACTATCAAGCTTTACTATAGCTTGGCGATATTACATAAAAAATTCTGTACCAGTACCAGCGCATGGCGGCAGTTATAGCGAAGGCCTGGTAGGCGCCCCCAGCCTGGTCAATCCAATACTGGCTACTACTGATGCTGACCGTGATTTGGTAAAATTACTTTTTGCCGGACTAATGAAATATGATGAAAATGGCGAATTGATCCCTGACCTAGCTAGTGGATATACTATTGATGCCGAACAAACTACTTATATCTTTGAATTAAAAGAAGGCCTCAAATGGCATGACGGAGATCCTGTCACAGTCGATGACATACTCTTTACAATAAATAGTATAAAAAATCCCGAATACAAAAGTCCTTTTAGGAGTAGTTTTATCGGCGTACAAATACAAGCCATAAATGACCGCACTGTTCAATTTAAATTGGAAAAACCTTTTTCTCCATTCCTTTCAATTTTGACAATTGGCATTATACCAGAACACTTATGGTATTCTATCCCCGCTTTTGGAGCAAATCTGGCTGACTTAAATATAAGACCAGTCGGCGCTGGTCCTTATATGTTTAAAACATTGACCAGAGATTCCAGTGGCAACATTAGAAGCTATACCCTAAAATCATACGAAGACTATCACTTGAGTAAAGCTTATATAAATGAAATAAATTTTAAATTTTATCCAGACTTTTTTACCGGAGTTACTGCTTTACAAAATAAAAATATTGACGGCTTAAATTATTTGCCCAAAGAATACAAAAATGAGATAAAATCCGGCCGAATAGTATTTCACGATTTCCAATTTCCACAGTACACTGCTGTGTTTTTCAACCCCCAAAAAAATGAGCTATTATCAAACAATGATTTTAGACACGCTTTGGCTCTGGGCGTAGACAAACAAAGAATATTGGAAGAAGTCTTGTCTGGTGATGGCCAGCTCATAAATTCTCCTATACTACCAGGCCAAATTGGCTATGATAGTGAGCTACAAACCGAAATCTTCAATATCGATAAAGCCAAAGAAATATTGGATGAGCTAGGCTGGGTAATGCCAGAAAGTGGTCAGTTTAGAATAAAAAAAGATAAAGATGATGAAGAAGCCGCAGTAAAAGAGCTAAGTATTCAGCTAACTACTATCGATCAATCAGACAATGTCAAAATATTGTCTATCATCCAAGAAAATTGGCAATCTATTGGGGTCAAAACCGAATTAAATATAGTCCCCAAAGATAAAATAAAAAAAGATATTATTGATTCACGTAATTATCAGGCTCTACTATTCGGAGAAATTATAAACATAAATTCTGGTCCTTATCCTTTTTGGCATTCATCCCAAAATCAAAATCCTGGCTTGAATCTAAGTGTCTTAGCCAATAAAGATGTTGATGACTATTTGGATGTTATCAAAAATTCCAAAACCAATGAAGAAAAGTTGGAGCCACTTAAAAAATTTCAAGAAAAACTTTTGGAACTAAATTTTGCTATATTTTTATACAACCCTACTTATACTTATCCGACAACCAACAAGCTAAGAGGACCCGAAAGCGTCCACTTTATAAACTTGCCGGCTGATCGTTTTAACAACATTAACTCTTGGTACGTAAAAACTAAACGCGTACTAAATTCTAATAATTAATTAACAAATTAACAAAAAACTGTTATGAAAGAAATGAAAGATTCAACTGATAGCCTACTGTCAGATAGTTCTGCCAATAGAAAAAAATCTAATCGCAGAAATACTGCTAGAAAAAATTATCAGAACAGAAACAAGAAAACAACCACAAAAAACAATTCAAAGTTGGTTGCCAACCCGAGCGCATCGGGAACCCATACACCAGGAAAGAATACTGCCCAAAAAAGCAGCCACAAAAAATATCACCCAAAGACCCAAAAAGCTAGCCCAATGCATTCTGTTGGCAACAAGCTAAGGATAATACCTATTGGCGGTTGTGAAGAAGTCGGACGAAACATGACTGTCTTTGAATATGGCAGCGACATTGTAATAGTTGATATGGGATTGCAATGGCCTGAAGAAGATATGCCAGGTATTGATTATATTATCCCTAATGTAGAATATCTAAAAGGCAAAGAAAAAAATATCCGCGCAGTCATTATTACTCATGGTCACTATGACCACATTGGAGCTATACCTCATTTGATACCCAAATTGGGCAACCCAACTATCTATGCCACTCCTCTAACTCTAGGCATAATTGCCAAAAGACAGGAAGACTATAGGGGCAATCCACCGCTCAAGTTAAAATCTATTGATACTAACAGCAAACTGGTTTTGGGAAAATTCAAAGCTTCATTTTTTGGAGTCAGTCACAACATCCCAGGGTCAGTAGGTGTAGTTTTGGAAACTCCAATTGGCAAGGTGCTACACACCGGAGATTTTAAAATTGATGCCAAGGCATCAGGAGATGCTCCGACTGAAATCGCCAAAATAAAAGCTTTGGGACGTCAAAATGTCCTAGCCCTAATGGCAGACTCAACTAATGCCCCAGAAGTTGGCCGTCAGCTGACTGAAGGAGATATCCAGACAAACATTGATGAGATACTAAAACAAGCCAAAGGACGTATCATAGTTGGTACCTTTGCCTCACTTCTCGGACGTATCCAACAAATCCTCTGGGCTGCAGAAAAAATAAATAAAAAAGTAGTCATAGAAGGATTTTCTATGAAAAGAAACGTAGAGCTGGCCCAACAACTGGGCTATATGAAAGTCAAAAAAGGCACCATCATCCAACTCAAGGACATGAAAGACTATCCGGATAATAACATTATTATTATGTGTACTGGCGCTCAGGGTGAAGACAATGCTGTGCTTATGCGTATTGCTACCGGTGAGCACAAAAAACTCCATGTAGAACAAGGTGACACTATTGTCTTTTCATCGTCTGTTATACCTGGCAACGAAAGGTCTGTCCAAAGATTAAAAGATAGTCTATACAGAAAAGGAGCCGAGGTCATCCACTATAAAATGATGGATGTCCATGCCGGTGGTCATGCCAAACAAGAAGATTTGTTTGATATGATAAAGATGGTCCAACCAATGTACCATATCCCTGTCTATGGAAATCACTCTTTCTTAAAAATCCATGCTAAGATTGCCCAGAGAGCCGGCATTCCTCTAAATAGAATATTTGTACCCGACAATGGGCAAGTCATAGAATTTGACAGCCAAAGAAATGGTAAGCTACTCAAAGAAAAAGTACCGTCTGAATATGTGTTTGTAGACGGTCTGGGAGTTGGTGATGTATCACACATTGTACTACGCGACCGTCAAATGATGGCAGCCGATGGTATGGTAGTAGTGATTGCCACAGTTTCAAGCAAAACTGGCAAGCTAGTTCACTCGCCTGATATAATATCGCGTGGTTTTATCTATATGAGGGAAAACAAAGAAATGATAGAGGCCATCCGAACTAAAATAAAAAACATCATAAATGAACACAACAAAACCAACGGCAAGATAAATGATGTCTACGTCAAAGAAGCTCTGAGAAACGAGTTGGGACAATTTATTTTTCAAAAGACAAAACGTCGTCCGATGGTCTTACCAGTTATCATAGAAGTCTAAACAAATTTAAACTTAAAAACACCCGTCGGGTTGGAGACCGGACGGGTGTTTTATTATTATAATTGACAAAAAAAATATAATAAGCTATATTAGCCTGTTTTGAGATTGGATAAGTCGTAGACCTGTCAGACCATCCCTAAACTGGAGGAATACAATGAAGTTCTTGATTCTCACTACCCTGATCTTTCTGTCCATTTCCATGCCTACCCTGGCTGGAGACTCGGTCGGCATCGAGATGCACGCGGATTCGCCAGTCATCATCTTCGCCGACAAGTATGTCAGTGACCACTCCATGATCCACCTCTGGGCCGTGCCTGGCGTCCAGACCAACTTGCTCTTCCGTATGGGGTCAAACCCCTACAAGATCCTCAAGAAATGTGAATTTGGCCTGGGACCGAGCTTTGCTATCGTCGATGACCACGAAGTCTGGGCTTACTATGACCTAGAACTGGACACTAAAATCCAACTGGGTCAACTCACTTGGATAGGCTATCGACTTGGACAACTTGCCCGCTACAACAGCCTGCAAGACAATTCGCTCCTGCGTGAGCAACTCTTCTGGGGAGATTTTCCTCTGGGAGTGATTGGCAACAACCTGTTCGCCGATAGTGCCAAACCCCGTTGGTTTTGGGGCGCGGTCTATAGTTTGGGCCGGACAGCATACTTCGGCACCAACAAGATCTTTATCACGGTCAACCTGGCCAATACTAACGAAGTTTGGGCCGCCTGGCTTCTCGAAATCTAGACGGCAACCAGACATCACGGCTCGGTGACGCAAGTCACCGAGCCGCTTATTTTTATCCAAAAACTATATTTGCCTTTAGGCTATATTTAAGATAAAATATAATTAATAGCGTAAAAATCTCATATTAATAAAAACTAGCCGCTGAAACATATTCAGCCTGACAAACAATTATGAAAACATTATTTTCCGGCATCCAGCCAACTGGCAATCTGCACTTGGGCAATTATCTAGGAGCTATCAAAAATTGGGTAGAGTTACAAAAAAAATATAACTGTATTTTTTCAATTGTTGACTTGCATGCTTTGAGTTCCAATATCACAGCCCAAGAAATACGAAAAAACATTTTTGATTTGGCAGTAGATCTAATTGCTCTGGGCATTGACCCAAAAAAATCAATTTTATTTCAGCAGTCCAAAGTAGCTGAGCACACTGAACTGGCTTGGATATTTAATTGTATTACGCCTGTATCTGAACTGGAAAGAATGACTCAATTCAAAGACAAAGCCAAAGAGCAGTCTAGTAATATTAATGCCGGGTTATTTGATTATCCAGTCTTACAAGCAGCTGATATATTACTTTACAAAGCCGAGGCTGTCCCGGTTGGCGAAGACCAGATACAGCATGTAGAATTGACACGCATCATTGCCAAAAAATTTAATAACCGCTTTGGCCAATATTTCCCCGAAGCCCAGGCAGTCCTTTCTCCCGCCAAAAGAGTTATGTCTTTAAATAATCCTGACAAAAAAATGAGCAAATCTCTAGGCGAAGCCAGTTATATTGCTATCAGAGATAGCCGAGACACAATAAGCAAAAAAATAAAAAAAGCAGTTAGCGACGAACAGGGCACAAAAAATCTACTAGAACTATATAGCTACTTTGGCGACAAGAAAAAACATACCCAAATGACCAAAGACTTTTCTGCTAGAAAACTTATGAACTCTCAGCTAAAAGATGAACTGACAATATCTGTCCTAAAATTCCTAGAGCCTATTCAGAAAAAAATATTAATATTAGAAAAAAATCCAGCCAAGGTAAACAAAATACTAGATGATGGAGCAAAGAGGGCTCAAAAAATCGCCAGCAAAAATATGTCGACCATCAGAAAATTAATTGGTATTAGATAATATAAAAATGACCTTCGAGGTTGGTTCAACCTCGAAGGTCATTTTTTATACAAAAAGAAAGCCCCGGGTGTCAAATGTTTGACACACGGGGCGAGTTGCACACTTCTACTTCAGCTCAAGGGAAAGAGATGAAAGTTGAAAGTGTTAGGAAATTACCTGGCGGGCGCGCACAATGCCACCGGCACCGTTAGGACTGAACCAGTCGATGATGTGGAGCCTGCCGCCGTCAGCATCCCACCTGACGCCCAGCACGCCGCCATCGCGGTCGTACGAACCAGCGCACATGGTGATGTTGCTGACATCCAGATGCTGACCAGTTTCCGACCAGTACTTGAGCTCGAGCACCAGACGCTCAAGCAGGGTAATGGCGTTGACGCCCTGCTGTTTCAGCTGGTTAGCCGAAAGGCTCTTGAGTTCCTCGTCGGCCTCCACCCGCTCGCGCAGACGAATCGCGTAGCTCTTATCCGACTGGCGGATGTTCTCGACGATGTCCTTGTCCAGGTTGTCCTCGTGGCTCCAGGCCGGGAACTGCTTGCGGATGGCCTCGAGCACATCGTTGAGCTTCAATCCCTTGGGGATGAAAATGACGCGGTCAAAGTCGCCGGGATTGAGAGCGATAGTGACTCCGTAGAAGTCCACCACGAGCCGGAAGTACTTGCGGTAGAACTCTTCCCACTCGCCACCGATATCGGTGATGGCGAAAGGATCCTGACGCTGAAGGAAAAGCTCCAGCTCACGCACGGTTATAACACCATGCCGTAGTTTGTGCATCAGGTCTGCCAGCAAACCAAGCACCTTGCCCGGTAAGCTACCGATCACTTGCTTCTTGCTCATGATCAGCTTCCTTTCATTGATGTTTTAGGTACTTACCCCGGCCTATTCCGAAGTAATAAATAATATTGCTACAGATTACAAATTTTGTCAATAATAAATATATACCAATATCAATTGGTTACTTAATATTAAATAAAGTTAAAGAGGGGTATTTTTTGTTATCTAAAAACCTCCCCTGTTAAGGGGAGGTGCCCAAAGGGCGGAGGGGTTAATTTACAGACTTAATGGCTTTTTTTAGCACTTTGGCTGATTTGATAAAACTAGCTTTTTCCTCTTTGGAAAGGTCTAGGGGCAACTGACCCATCACACCATGCCGGCCCAATATCACTGGTGTACTCAAACAAACATCTTTTACACCATAAACATTTTCTATCAAGTGAGACACGGGTAAGACCATACGCTTGTCATGTAAAATTGACATGATTATATTAGCGGCAGCCGAACCAATCCCGTAATAGGTAGATTGCTTACCGGCAATAATAGCATAAGCGGCATTTTTGGCTTTGGTAAATATATCCTCCTTGTCTTTTGTGCTAAGACGCTTATAAGTATCAAGGCTGATATTGCCAAGTCTGGCACTACTCCAAACTGGGAATTCACTATCACCATGCTCTCCCATGATATAAGCATGAATACTCTGAGTACTTATATTGAGTTTGTCACTTAAAAGATGCCTAAATCTAGCTGTATCAAGAGTAGTACCACTACCAATTATTTGATTTTTCTTGTTGGGAAACATTTTTATAGCCATATATGTCAAAACATCTACGGGATTGGTAATCATAAGTATCACGGCCTTTGGATTGGCCTTAAAAACCTGAGGAACTATGTCTCTTATTATTTTGGTATTTTTGCTAATCAAATCCAGACGAGTTTCACCTGGTTTTTGAGCAGCTCCACAGGTAATCACAACCACACCA is a genomic window containing:
- a CDS encoding ribonuclease J, with the protein product MKEMKDSTDSLLSDSSANRKKSNRRNTARKNYQNRNKKTTTKNNSKLVANPSASGTHTPGKNTAQKSSHKKYHPKTQKASPMHSVGNKLRIIPIGGCEEVGRNMTVFEYGSDIVIVDMGLQWPEEDMPGIDYIIPNVEYLKGKEKNIRAVIITHGHYDHIGAIPHLIPKLGNPTIYATPLTLGIIAKRQEDYRGNPPLKLKSIDTNSKLVLGKFKASFFGVSHNIPGSVGVVLETPIGKVLHTGDFKIDAKASGDAPTEIAKIKALGRQNVLALMADSTNAPEVGRQLTEGDIQTNIDEILKQAKGRIIVGTFASLLGRIQQILWAAEKINKKVVIEGFSMKRNVELAQQLGYMKVKKGTIIQLKDMKDYPDNNIIIMCTGAQGEDNAVLMRIATGEHKKLHVEQGDTIVFSSSVIPGNERSVQRLKDSLYRKGAEVIHYKMMDVHAGGHAKQEDLFDMIKMVQPMYHIPVYGNHSFLKIHAKIAQRAGIPLNRIFVPDNGQVIEFDSQRNGKLLKEKVPSEYVFVDGLGVGDVSHIVLRDRQMMAADGMVVVIATVSSKTGKLVHSPDIISRGFIYMRENKEMIEAIRTKIKNIINEHNKTNGKINDVYVKEALRNELGQFIFQKTKRRPMVLPVIIEV
- the trpS gene encoding tryptophan--tRNA ligase — its product is MKTLFSGIQPTGNLHLGNYLGAIKNWVELQKKYNCIFSIVDLHALSSNITAQEIRKNIFDLAVDLIALGIDPKKSILFQQSKVAEHTELAWIFNCITPVSELERMTQFKDKAKEQSSNINAGLFDYPVLQAADILLYKAEAVPVGEDQIQHVELTRIIAKKFNNRFGQYFPEAQAVLSPAKRVMSLNNPDKKMSKSLGEASYIAIRDSRDTISKKIKKAVSDEQGTKNLLELYSYFGDKKKHTQMTKDFSARKLMNSQLKDELTISVLKFLEPIQKKILILEKNPAKVNKILDDGAKRAQKIASKNMSTIRKLIGIR
- the secG gene encoding preprotein translocase subunit SecG, which codes for MKNILYIVQIVISILLIATILMQQKGSGLGAAFGSESSIYRTKRGAEKFIFRLTIILAALFLLTSLANLFIS
- a CDS encoding L-lactate dehydrogenase, with product MKNKVTIIGAGMVGSTTAYSLVVQDIAEEIALVDVNKKLAKAQVMDLQHAAPFTRNTNIKVGTYSDCKDSGVVVITCGAAQKPGETRLDLISKNTKIIRDIVPQVFKANPKAVILMITNPVDVLTYMAIKMFPNKKNQIIGSGTTLDTARFRHLLSDKLNISTQSIHAYIMGEHGDSEFPVWSSARLGNISLDTYKRLSTKDKEDIFTKAKNAAYAIIAGKQSTYYGIGSAAANIIMSILHDKRMVLPVSHLIENVYGVKDVCLSTPVILGRHGVMGQLPLDLSKEEKASFIKSAKVLKKAIKSVN
- a CDS encoding ABC transporter substrate-binding protein, translated to MFSLGERSGSSLGSLFSFFKKTKEKLAPSEKDDVNQQLITQLNKKKIPSWSQLKQLPKFLNKPEKLQFIIAFLILILSSFTIAWRYYIKNSVPVPAHGGSYSEGLVGAPSLVNPILATTDADRDLVKLLFAGLMKYDENGELIPDLASGYTIDAEQTTYIFELKEGLKWHDGDPVTVDDILFTINSIKNPEYKSPFRSSFIGVQIQAINDRTVQFKLEKPFSPFLSILTIGIIPEHLWYSIPAFGANLADLNIRPVGAGPYMFKTLTRDSSGNIRSYTLKSYEDYHLSKAYINEINFKFYPDFFTGVTALQNKNIDGLNYLPKEYKNEIKSGRIVFHDFQFPQYTAVFFNPQKNELLSNNDFRHALALGVDKQRILEEVLSGDGQLINSPILPGQIGYDSELQTEIFNIDKAKEILDELGWVMPESGQFRIKKDKDDEEAAVKELSIQLTTIDQSDNVKILSIIQENWQSIGVKTELNIVPKDKIKKDIIDSRNYQALLFGEIININSGPYPFWHSSQNQNPGLNLSVLANKDVDDYLDVIKNSKTNEEKLEPLKKFQEKLLELNFAIFLYNPTYTYPTTNKLRGPESVHFINLPADRFNNINSWYVKTKRVLNSNN
- the uvrA gene encoding excinuclease ABC subunit UvrA, whose amino-acid sequence is MPQFITIKGAKVHNLKNVDVKIPRNKFVVITGLSGSGKSSLAFDTIYAEGQRRYVESLSAYARQFLDLMDKPDVEQIDGLSPAISIDQRSSSRNPRSTVGTVTEIYDYLRLLFAKIGTPHCHKCGKSLIKMSQKQIVEKIWQLPKEAEFMILSPIVKEKKGDHQQSLKRFKASGYKKIRLDGEFLSIEEADKMVFDKTKKHNIDLVVDHLRLDGMKKTKDRLKQVVDTALDFGNGFVIIYMPKEGENFVFSEFYTCLEHPEVVFSSIEPRNFSFNSPHGACTKCTGLGTKLTVDSELVIPNKKLALAEGAIRPWSRTAANQNWYSAILEAVAKKHKFSTRTPVAKLTKKQLDIILYGTGAEKYQVDLENSRFNNNHNDTFEGVMPNLERRYRETDSDYIRSEIERYMRVEICEACLGKRLKPESLNIKIVGSNIANISDQNIDDLKVFFADLPKELSKNENLIAHQILKEIQIRLVFLENVGLNYLTLDRNASTLSGGEAQRIRLATQIGSSLTGVLYILDEPSIGLHQTDNAKLIKTLKDLRDLGNSVIVVEHDEETILAADHVIDIGPGAGKHGGEIVAEGTPQAIKKNPKSLTGQYMSGKKSIPIPKKYRKGNGKNLAIIGAKAFNLKDLDVNFPLGKFISITGVSGSGKSTLMTEILAKALTKHFYRSKDNPGEHKEIKGLENIDKVIDIDQSPIGRTPRSNPATYTGAFTYIRDLFAELQEAQIRGYKAGRFSFNVRGGRCENCQGDGVIKIEMNFLPNVYVECKECHGKRYNDEALEIHYKGKDISEVLQMTVEEAMIFFRDVPNIFNKLKTLVDVGLGYIKLGQPATTLSGGEAQRIKLATELSRRSSGKTLYILDEPTTGLHFDDIKRLLEVLHRLVDKGNTVLVIEHNLDVIKSSDWIIDLGPEGGDKGGQIVAEGTPLQVAKVKNSFTGQYLAKLLKK